One region of Paenibacillus polymyxa M1 genomic DNA includes:
- a CDS encoding tryptophan-rich sensory protein, with the protein MSRSHPYKWWNIIAFIAVVLVNILASTLPIGGRSTAAVSNMYPTLITPAGYAFSIWSVIYVLLACFAMYQATSTGQAKTSVQSIGIFFILSCLFNIIWIFLWQYVYVELCVIVIILYLLSLFVVYTRTRTPQPTRGEMWFVKLPFSLNLGWVSVATLINIAVALEKNEWSGWGLSDTIWAIIILFIGTVLAILVSFPSRDSIYPLVFVWAYVAIAIEHPNNENVRLAAWILSAIILVYALWLFFARNRDRD; encoded by the coding sequence ATGTCACGAAGCCATCCGTATAAATGGTGGAATATTATCGCATTCATCGCTGTCGTTCTCGTTAACATTCTGGCTTCTACACTTCCTATTGGCGGAAGAAGCACTGCTGCTGTATCCAACATGTATCCTACCTTAATTACGCCAGCAGGTTACGCTTTTTCCATCTGGTCGGTCATCTACGTGCTGCTCGCCTGTTTTGCCATGTACCAAGCTACATCTACAGGGCAAGCCAAGACAAGCGTTCAGTCTATCGGTATTTTCTTTATTTTGAGCTGTCTCTTCAACATCATCTGGATTTTCCTATGGCAGTATGTATACGTAGAGCTGTGCGTGATCGTCATTATTCTATACTTGCTCTCCCTATTCGTCGTGTATACACGTACCCGTACACCGCAGCCAACTCGCGGAGAAATGTGGTTCGTCAAGCTTCCTTTCAGTCTGAATCTCGGTTGGGTATCTGTGGCTACCCTCATCAACATTGCAGTAGCACTGGAAAAGAATGAATGGAGTGGCTGGGGTCTCAGCGATACGATATGGGCGATCATCATCCTGTTTATTGGCACCGTATTGGCCATCTTGGTCAGCTTCCCTTCTCGTGACAGCATCTACCCGCTTGTATTTGTATGGGCCTATGTCGCTATCGCCATCGAGCATCCGAACAATGAAAATGTACGGCTGGCTGCATGG
- a CDS encoding bile acid:sodium symporter family protein translates to MRGLEKAGKFVGGTFSIWVLLFACLGFFFPTAFTGLKGYIQLFLGIVMFGMGLTLSAADFREVFRRPVDVAIGVVGHYLIMPFLAFVLALVLQLPPDIAVGVILVGCCPSGTASNVMTLLSKGDVALGVSIASVSTLIAPLATPAMISLLAGRWMNIDAKSLIMDILIVVIVPIVLGVIVKSLFRKQAEASVKALPLISTLAIVLIVAIVVAGSKGKILETGPIIFAVVILHNGIGFLLGYWFAKLFGMNLSKRKAVTLETGMQNSGLGAALAAAHFNPIAAVPSAIFSVWHNISGSLLATWFSRREEKDSIAGGK, encoded by the coding sequence ATGAGAGGATTAGAGAAAGCAGGTAAATTTGTAGGTGGGACCTTTTCCATCTGGGTGCTTTTGTTTGCATGTTTGGGATTTTTCTTTCCTACGGCGTTTACAGGGTTGAAAGGATACATACAGCTATTTCTGGGCATTGTCATGTTCGGGATGGGACTGACTTTATCTGCAGCTGACTTTCGTGAAGTATTCCGGCGTCCAGTGGATGTGGCTATAGGAGTGGTCGGGCATTATCTGATCATGCCATTTCTCGCTTTTGTATTGGCATTAGTATTACAGCTTCCACCGGATATTGCGGTGGGTGTTATTTTGGTCGGCTGTTGCCCGAGTGGAACTGCATCCAACGTAATGACGCTCTTATCCAAAGGCGACGTGGCGCTTGGCGTATCGATTGCTTCAGTGTCGACGCTGATTGCTCCACTGGCGACCCCGGCGATGATTAGTCTGCTTGCCGGACGCTGGATGAATATTGATGCAAAGTCGCTGATCATGGATATTCTCATCGTGGTTATTGTCCCGATCGTGTTGGGTGTAATCGTCAAGTCGCTATTTCGCAAACAGGCGGAAGCGAGTGTTAAGGCGCTGCCGCTCATTTCAACATTGGCAATTGTACTCATTGTGGCTATTGTGGTTGCAGGCAGCAAAGGCAAGATTTTGGAGACAGGCCCGATTATTTTTGCTGTGGTTATTTTGCATAACGGTATCGGCTTTCTGCTCGGATATTGGTTTGCCAAGCTGTTTGGCATGAATCTTTCCAAACGTAAGGCCGTTACGCTGGAAACGGGAATGCAGAATTCCGGGCTGGGCGCTGCGTTGGCAGCAGCTCATTTTAATCCGATTGCTGCTGTACCGAGTGCGATTTTTAGCGTGTGGCATAATATTTCCGGCTCGTTGCTGGCGACCTGGTTTTCCCGCCGAGAGGAGAAAGATAGCATAGCCGGAGGCAAATAA
- a CDS encoding NADH-dependent flavin oxidoreductase, protein MNPKYNPLFEAFTLPSGVTLKNRITMAPMTNFASHENGEVSDEELAYYRERSGGVGAVITACVYVTPDGKGFVNEFSADKDEMIPSLRRLADTIHQEGAKAILQIYHGGRLCPPDQIPDGQPISASAVAEEKEGAPVPREMTSDDIHRVIRAYGEATRRAIEAGYDGVELHGANGYLVQQFFSPHSNIRTDEWGGSLEERLTFPLAVVHEVKKVIAEHAKRPFIFGYRLSPEEGHTPGITLDDTMVLVDRLADEGLDYLHISVNHFFGGSFRDRSDERSRTVLIHEKVGNRVPVMGVGSLNTPDEALAALETGVPLVSLGRPLLMEPQWVQKVQNGTEDTIRTTLSKQAQQELVIPDYLWGALTTIPGWMPVTD, encoded by the coding sequence ATGAATCCGAAATATAATCCTTTATTTGAAGCTTTTACCCTGCCATCCGGTGTTACATTGAAGAACCGCATTACGATGGCCCCTATGACTAACTTTGCTTCCCACGAAAATGGCGAAGTCAGTGACGAGGAACTGGCATACTACCGTGAGCGCTCCGGTGGTGTGGGAGCGGTTATTACCGCTTGTGTGTATGTAACTCCAGATGGTAAAGGATTTGTTAATGAGTTTAGTGCGGACAAGGATGAGATGATTCCTAGCCTACGTCGTCTGGCAGATACGATTCATCAGGAGGGCGCGAAAGCGATCCTGCAAATTTATCATGGTGGCCGTCTGTGTCCGCCGGATCAAATTCCAGACGGACAACCAATTAGTGCAAGCGCAGTAGCCGAGGAAAAAGAAGGCGCACCTGTGCCGCGTGAAATGACATCTGACGATATCCACCGCGTCATCCGTGCCTATGGCGAAGCTACTCGCCGCGCGATTGAAGCAGGCTATGATGGTGTAGAGCTTCACGGAGCGAATGGTTACCTGGTTCAGCAGTTCTTCTCTCCGCATTCCAACATTCGTACGGATGAATGGGGAGGAAGCCTTGAAGAACGGTTGACTTTTCCGCTGGCGGTTGTTCACGAAGTGAAGAAAGTGATCGCAGAACATGCGAAGCGTCCGTTCATCTTCGGATACCGCTTGTCTCCTGAGGAAGGACACACGCCAGGCATCACGCTGGATGATACGATGGTGCTTGTAGACCGCCTGGCAGATGAAGGGCTGGATTACCTGCACATTTCCGTAAATCATTTCTTCGGCGGTTCGTTCCGTGACCGTAGTGACGAACGGTCACGTACGGTTCTCATCCATGAGAAGGTTGGGAACCGTGTGCCAGTCATGGGAGTTGGTTCACTGAATACTCCGGATGAGGCGCTTGCAGCACTGGAGACAGGTGTACCGCTTGTTTCACTGGGACGTCCGTTGTTGATGGAGCCGCAATGGGTTCAGAAGGTGCAAAACGGCACTGAAGATACTATTCGCACGACATTATCCAAGCAAGCCCAACAGGAGCTGGTCATTCCTGACTATTTGTGGGGTGCACTGACGACCATCCCTGGCTGGATGCCGGTTACGGACTAA